The Anas platyrhynchos isolate ZD024472 breed Pekin duck chromosome 8, IASCAAS_PekinDuck_T2T, whole genome shotgun sequence region TAGTTGGCTGATATGGCAGTGTAACAGTGAAGAAAGTCTTAGTCTCGTCATCTGCTTTTGAGATAGTAACTAAAGTTTAGTTCAAACTGCAAGTCAACAGAAATGCCTGTTATGCAGGTTTCCTATTCTGGATTGCTAATCAATCATTTATTATGGGACCCAGTACTGGAAGGATCTGAGGTAAACAGTGGAACAACGCCACAAAGATGAAGGCCAGTGATGAGATCTGAAATGTCAGTGGCCAGCCATCAActcaaaaaatttaaaaataaatcaaagcagTTTAGCAAAACCCTGAAACCAACTCTATCCAGCTGAAGATGCCGGactcttttttccttaatgatGTTCTTCCCATGAGTTTCCACATATGTCTGTGTCCCCTTGCTTATAGAGCAAATAGTTTATTCTACAACTTAGGCATCACACTTTAAAAAAGTatgaaatatattcaaaatcaaagcacttttttcttGCAATGCTAAAGACAGCATGACAATTCACGAGATACATACCGTCTAAGATAGTTCTTCCTACACTGGTACAAAACACCATGCTTTCTTGACCAGTACGGTTTTCTCTGCGAGAGGGAATGGTTGCCTCTATGTAGAAGCAGTAGTTGTTTGTGTTGTCAACGCTTATTTCAAAAgtattgctttttgttgttgcctctttctgtaaagcaaaaaaaaaaaatcaggaagataTTCTCTGCAAAAATGCTAGTTCTTAAGGTGGTACAGAAATTATGCAGCATTATATAGCTACAGAATATGTAAAAACTAGAGCAAGACCTTACCTTTCCAGAACTTTGATCTTTCCAGTAATAAAGTTTGTATTCCAGGTCATGTTTGAAAATATCTCGAATACTTTGAAAGCTTCCGTTAGGAAACATATACGGTGTAAGTGGATCTTGGAACACAATATTCAGTTTGGAATCCTTCTGTGTGTAATTCTGGATTTCTGGTTTTCCAAGAATAgctaaaaaagcatttttagaaTTAAAACACTAGCATTatcttcccctccccctccccccaacatCAGCTGTTCTatggttttattgttttctatATAATatgctctctttcttttcctccctctaATTCCTTCCCTCCTCAAATGAATTACAACTTTACTGAGCTAAGGCAGTACAGGATTATTAACAAATATCTGTATCTAGTACACAATGGTAATAAAATGTTCAATTTACTGCAGTGAGAAACAAGTAGTAAATAAAATCTTAGACGCTGCCCTGCAACAGGGAAATCTTTACACCTGtatgttttcttctaaaatatcatagaatatcccgagttagaaaggacccataaggatcatcaagtccaactcctggcaccacacagatATCAGTAGGGCTACTAAAAGAATCTATAGGAAAAATCTTCAGGCCAAATACAAacctgaagtcagtggaaatcattttgaaataaagtttATGATAAGATTTAATTGGCAATCCTACTTACTCTGATTATAAGGTGTGAATTTTTCAGAGCTTGCAAAAGGTGGTTCTTCAAAGTTATCCATCCCTGCAGATTGTACAGACAATATATGTGCTGTGTAGGTCTCTTTCACATTCCTGAGTGCATCAGTAACATCACACTCTGTTTCCGTGGTcagtatgcattttttttgtgtgtcagaTGTCTGTCTGAAAAGAGTAAGAAGTGTCAACTCTTCCCAAGCAGGCTTTTACAagctattttatatatatatatttacaagcatatttatatgttaaaaacatttttcccctcagaCTGTATAGTTTCCCTCAGTCAGTGGAACAACCTTTAAGATATAGGctgaaaaatagaagaaaaaacaaaccgaACC contains the following coding sequences:
- the F3 gene encoding tissue factor, which gives rise to MLRAHAGSRALLLGALLWRLAAAGNSELPTAVNVTWSSINFKTILQWQPKPSGYFYTVEIHGQTSDTQKKCILTTETECDVTDALRNVKETYTAHILSVQSAGMDNFEEPPFASSEKFTPYNQTILGKPEIQNYTQKDSKLNIVFQDPLTPYMFPNGSFQSIRDIFKHDLEYKLYYWKDQSSGKKEATTKSNTFEISVDNTNNYCFYIEATIPSRRENRTGQESMVFCTSVGRTILDEYGAEVFIIIAVIAIAVITLAIVLSVILCKRKKAKAAREKEPLNGI